One window of Bacteroides sp. AN502(2024) genomic DNA carries:
- a CDS encoding tyrosine-type recombinase/integrase has translation MLKVLAFMKQVAAGLQMEGNFGTAHVYRSSLNAIIAYRGKKDFVFSEVTSEWLKGFEVYLRSRGCSWNTVSTYLRTFRAVYNRAVDLQKAPYVPHLFRSVYTGTRADHKRALDDEDMKKVFTKLSRALGVPLAVYQAQELFMLMFSLRGMPFVDLAYLRKSDLRDNVITYRRRKTGRPLSVTLTPEAMALVKKYMNRDSSSPYLFPLLRSREGTKEAYREYQLALRNFNRQLMLLGELLGLGDKLSSYTARHTWATTAYYCEIHPGIISEAMGHSSITVTETYLKPFRNKKIDEANERVLDFVKRSVTGASA, from the coding sequence ATGTTGAAAGTACTAGCATTTATGAAGCAGGTAGCCGCTGGGTTACAGATGGAGGGAAACTTTGGAACTGCACATGTTTATCGTAGTAGTCTGAATGCCATCATTGCTTATCGTGGGAAAAAAGATTTTGTTTTTAGTGAAGTGACTTCGGAGTGGTTGAAAGGGTTCGAGGTATATCTTCGTAGTCGTGGATGCAGTTGGAACACCGTTTCTACCTATTTACGGACCTTTCGTGCGGTTTACAATCGTGCTGTCGATCTTCAGAAAGCTCCTTATGTTCCTCATTTGTTTCGTTCTGTTTATACCGGAACGCGAGCTGATCATAAGCGTGCACTGGATGATGAAGATATGAAGAAGGTGTTTACTAAATTATCTCGTGCGTTGGGGGTACCATTAGCGGTATATCAGGCGCAGGAGCTATTTATGCTGATGTTTTCACTTCGTGGTATGCCGTTTGTCGATCTTGCTTATTTGCGTAAGAGTGATTTGCGCGATAATGTAATAACGTATCGCAGACGTAAAACCGGGCGACCATTGTCGGTGACATTGACTCCGGAAGCAATGGCTTTGGTAAAGAAATACATGAATCGTGATTCTTCTTCTCCTTATTTATTTCCGTTGTTGAGAAGTCGTGAAGGAACCAAAGAAGCTTATCGCGAATATCAGCTTGCATTGCGTAACTTCAACCGACAACTGATGTTATTGGGTGAATTACTCGGATTGGGGGATAAACTTAGTTCGTACACCGCGCGCCATACTTGGGCTACGACGGCGTATTATTGTGAAATCCATCCGGGTATTATTTCTGAAGCGATGGGACATTCGTCTATTACCGTCACTGAAACCTATCTGAAGCCTTTCAGGAATAAGAAAATTGATGAAGCAAATGAGCGAGTTCTTGATTTTGTAAAGCGTTCAGTAACAGGTGCAAGTGCTTGA
- a CDS encoding collagen-like protein, with translation MKRKFVKVMFFGALVLSTVTYVGCKDYDDDIDNLQTQIDANKASIAELQNFVKEGKWVTAVEPITGGFKITFNDGKNYSIVNGTDGTDGAAGAAGTKIEINPTTKNWIIDGKDTGICSQGQKGDKGDKGDQGIQGPQGEQGIQGPQGEQGVPGAPGEQGPQGEQGIQGPQGDKGEDGKSPRISADGFWEVWNAESGEYKKTEFEAASHIYVTADPKNPLVWVLNVLNNETKEWEKVSMPKVACITSMRALGETNGNVDLGSSIAEASLYYGVVGQKDGVKFNGKTYPKGTFLSARGSVIHALINPVNLKLDDIRSYEIGLIDSKGNTNFVIAAIDANTSEKALTRAEESTVNKGIYDLTLKFKEGVDPKNLDSNIAYALITKDAWGNEIISQYDVKVSASNKEETLQNASEEVEFRTPHNLDKLVGDGLNGVVDYFYEIKDEDLRKVEANFDKDTKEIIANKEGALPVTIKYLTIQGKEMTATLTLTFTYKAEDAQIADMTWVVSGKENELTATSAIADPSVDIIKKNIAGIKTTIAYTDGKVEINGEKDLEYEEGIKLALVGLDKDGNEIAEVIEGHEIAKADLDKIVKFVIKATFDHKTIAAVSHTATVKFKNKTSDAALNNEFLYETEFKIAVNQVNKDLFNFKRAEAYFDGDNATAYGNVNDTEAEGNITYNLYNLYQEGTITEDDKLLISFGEEIPFKEKDGKKEYAKPWLDEDKKASDKITVAPYDAWGGAYEGRNITVSYAPFGNKRLNVITDKFYLTVKSEIFEGTFKYNGETGTKDNPFVVDGGSSQKLLAKDFIKKDAYGADYKFDDQRIKSVDLVLEDQNAKDYLSLDKNSFVSNDEIVISKSASQTPIVTPPTCKVNIIITDKWGKKTTETVYVKVAK, from the coding sequence ATTACCGGTGGATTTAAGATTACTTTTAATGATGGTAAGAATTATTCTATCGTAAATGGTACGGATGGTACTGACGGTGCAGCAGGTGCAGCTGGTACGAAAATTGAAATCAATCCTACTACAAAGAATTGGATTATCGACGGAAAAGACACCGGAATTTGCTCTCAAGGACAGAAGGGGGATAAGGGCGATAAAGGTGACCAAGGTATCCAGGGGCCACAAGGCGAACAGGGTATCCAGGGCCCACAAGGTGAACAAGGTGTTCCGGGTGCTCCGGGTGAACAGGGTCCTCAAGGTGAACAAGGTATCCAGGGTCCACAAGGCGATAAAGGCGAAGATGGAAAATCACCACGTATATCTGCTGATGGTTTCTGGGAGGTTTGGAATGCTGAATCTGGAGAATATAAGAAGACAGAATTTGAAGCAGCTTCTCACATCTATGTAACGGCTGATCCTAAAAATCCATTAGTTTGGGTATTGAATGTTCTCAATAATGAAACTAAAGAATGGGAAAAGGTTTCTATGCCGAAGGTGGCCTGTATCACTAGTATGCGTGCACTTGGCGAAACGAATGGAAATGTTGATTTAGGTTCTTCTATAGCTGAAGCTTCTTTATACTATGGGGTAGTAGGACAAAAAGATGGTGTTAAGTTCAATGGAAAAACTTATCCGAAAGGAACATTCTTATCGGCTAGAGGTAGCGTGATTCATGCTCTGATCAATCCGGTTAACTTGAAACTTGATGATATACGATCTTATGAAATTGGTTTGATTGACTCAAAAGGTAATACTAATTTTGTTATAGCTGCTATTGATGCGAATACCAGTGAAAAGGCGTTGACTCGCGCTGAAGAAAGTACGGTCAATAAGGGTATTTACGATTTGACTTTAAAATTCAAAGAAGGAGTAGATCCGAAAAACTTGGATAGTAATATCGCTTATGCGCTTATAACCAAAGATGCATGGGGCAATGAAATCATTTCTCAATATGATGTGAAAGTTTCGGCATCTAATAAAGAAGAAACTCTACAGAATGCCAGTGAAGAGGTAGAATTCAGAACTCCTCATAATTTGGATAAACTGGTAGGTGATGGTTTGAATGGTGTTGTAGATTATTTCTATGAAATTAAAGATGAAGATCTTCGAAAAGTCGAAGCTAACTTCGATAAAGATACGAAAGAAATTATCGCTAATAAGGAGGGAGCATTGCCTGTTACCATCAAGTATCTTACTATTCAAGGTAAAGAGATGACTGCGACTTTGACTTTAACCTTTACGTATAAAGCAGAAGATGCTCAAATTGCAGATATGACTTGGGTTGTAAGTGGTAAAGAAAATGAACTTACAGCAACTTCAGCGATTGCAGATCCTTCAGTAGATATCATAAAGAAAAACATCGCTGGTATTAAAACGACAATAGCCTATACTGACGGTAAAGTCGAAATCAATGGTGAGAAAGATTTGGAATATGAAGAAGGTATCAAGTTAGCTTTGGTAGGCTTGGATAAAGATGGAAATGAGATAGCAGAAGTAATAGAAGGTCATGAGATAGCAAAAGCAGATCTTGATAAGATCGTTAAATTTGTGATTAAAGCTACATTTGATCATAAAACGATTGCTGCAGTTTCTCATACCGCAACTGTTAAATTCAAGAATAAAACTTCTGATGCAGCTTTGAATAACGAATTTTTGTATGAAACAGAATTCAAAATAGCTGTAAATCAGGTTAATAAAGATTTGTTTAACTTTAAACGTGCAGAAGCTTATTTTGACGGTGATAATGCTACGGCTTATGGTAATGTAAATGATACTGAAGCTGAAGGTAATATCACATATAATCTTTATAACCTCTATCAAGAAGGTACTATTACAGAGGATGACAAGTTGCTTATTTCATTTGGCGAAGAAATACCGTTTAAGGAAAAGGACGGTAAGAAAGAATATGCCAAACCATGGTTAGATGAGGACAAAAAGGCGAGTGATAAGATTACAGTAGCACCTTATGATGCTTGGGGTGGTGCTTATGAGGGTCGCAATATCACAGTATCTTATGCTCCGTTTGGAAATAAGCGCTTGAATGTTATTACTGACAAGTTCTACTTGACTGTGAAGTCTGAAATCTTCGAAGGTACCTTTAAATATAATGGTGAAACAGGCACTAAAGATAATCCATTTGTAGTTGACGGTGGAAGTTCACAGAAGCTTTTGGCTAAAGATTTCATAAAGAAAGATGCTTATGGGGCTGACTATAAATTTGATGATCAGAGAATTAAATCTGTCGATCTTGTATTGGAAGACCAGAATGCTAAAGATTATCTGTCATTAGACAAGAATAGTTTTGTAAGCAATGATGAAATAGTTATATCTAAATCAGCTTCTCAAACACCGATTGTTACTCCTCCGACCTGTAAGGTAAATATTATCATTACTGATAAGTGGGGTAAAAAGACAACTGAAACTGTTTATGTTAAAGTTGCGAAATAA